A stretch of the Medicago truncatula cultivar Jemalong A17 chromosome 5, MtrunA17r5.0-ANR, whole genome shotgun sequence genome encodes the following:
- the LOC11407549 gene encoding putative disease resistance protein RGA3, producing the protein MVAYSISSILQLISTLKPIPTRLSGIDHINKLEDILKEINDKVQKLSYSSIGEVRLLPLLQKVRDVVIDLNDLMEVLRYNESTTSGSTTAFIAFGLKITNHFKVKKAAEEFKRLIEVDLKGLCLSISQEAAEAATETVNSNMKNVKRNFEKITMVGRENEKKEIIDQLLKLNNPADDFVPVIVIVGVPGIGKTKLASLVCEDEQVKAHFGFEPIWIRSLHETFDVEYIANLAMTTVIDGSVRRLLVLDDLRIEIKHDLEKLQKKLTESGGTSWAILITTRSNYVADNISVARYVLKGLNRHESQLLFQQIRGQTSTSTNNKQDNIEWELVKDCGGVPLAIVTVAMLMKNQSAGGVSILAADQIAEVERKFLQELKFMYYKDLPMLHKLCFAYCSLFPRDYLIDAERLIELWTAEGFLTIPQQQFCRPCFNDFVPLVFQQVEEKEEGVVSNHSYRMNRLMHKLARLVTCEENMTVNSMGDKVKGGMLRASFDFALDLSCGIPDLLFDKAKKLRTILLPYSTNNPRLPHEVKMTTSTCDKIFNTFKSLRVLDLHDLGIKMVPTSIEEVKYLRYLDLSHNNIEKLPSSITKLIHLQTLKLSQCHILKELPKDLDGLSCLNHLDIEGCLDLTHMPSGINKLTSLQTLSLFVASKKQVITGGLRELTDLNNLRGRLEISHLEQVMFSPSKEAAQDEFLKNKQHLEFLTLRWDHDDEEEEEEEKVSHVKDIDRKLLDCLEPHPNLRALFIVGYNRHTLSNWLHSIQCLVKFTLNDCPKCEFLPPMDQLPHLKVLQIRRLDSLKFIAENNQVGNSPSSTTPILFFPSLKELTISDCPNLKSWWENEIWGNDRPYFSCISKLNIQCCPKLACMPLYPGLDDELVLVESNVRSMRDTMHHADGSETTTKSKPFSKLKSMVIERIEQTPPERWLKNFVSLEELHIRDCVILKSLPQGFKSLSSLISLTIERCEELDLDISGTEWKGLRKLRSLTLRSIPKLKSLPREIENLNSLHDLRLYDCHGLTDLTESIGNLTSLGKLVISECRNLDYLPKGMEMLQSLNTLIIMDCPLLLPRCQPDTGDDWPQIAHIKNKLVKKTPQDLRDDIEEEVCVVGDGKQDEGGWGAGATGATVVVVKEHGCAISGSVLQREKTEDERPHKGVFGGMEQKGVAVVAGGWWRPMS; encoded by the exons ATGGTTGCCTATTCCATCTCAAGCATCCTACAACTCATTAGCACCCTAAAACCTATACCTACTCGTTTATCAGGAATAGATCACATCAACAAGCTTGAAGATATTCTCAAAGAAATCAATGACAAAGTCCAGAAACTGAGCTACTCCTCCATAGGTGAAGTACGTCTTCTTCCTTTGCTGCAAAAGGTTAGAGACGTGGTCATCGATTTAAATGACTTGATGGAGGTTCTCCGTTACAACGAAAGTACTACTAGTGGCTCAACAACAGCGTTCATTGCATTCGGCCTAAAAATAACCAATCATTTCAAAGTCAAGAAAGCCGCGGAGGAGTTCAAACGCTTGATCGAGGTGGATTTAAAGGGATTGTGTTTGTCAATATCTCAAGAAGCAGCAGAAGCAGCAACAGAAACAGTTAATAGTAACATGAAGAATGTCAAaagaaattttgagaaaattaccATGGTTGGcagagaaaatgaaaagaaggaGATTATAGATCAACTACTGAAGTTGAACAACCCTGCTGATGATTTCGTTCCTGTTATTGTCATTGTTGGTGTTCCTGGAATTGGGAAAACAAAACTTGCAAGTCTTGTTTGCGAAGATGAACAAGTCAAAGCTCATTTTGGTTTCGAACCAATTTGGATCCGTTCTCTCCATGAAACCTTTGATGTGGAATACATTGCTAACTTAGCTATGACCACAGTCATTGATGGAAGTGTACGCCGCCTACTTGTGCTCGATGATTTGCGAATTGAGATTAAGCATGATCTTGAAAAGTTGCAAAAGAAATTAACTGAATCTGGCGGTACCAGTTGGGCAATACTCATCACTACACGTAGCAACTATGTCGCCGATAATATTTCTGTTGCCAGGTATGTTTTGAAAGGGCTTAACAGACATGAATCTCAATTGTTATTCCAACAAATTCGTGGGCAAACTTCAACctcaaccaacaacaaacaAGACAACATCGAATGGGAACTCGTGAAGGATTGTGGTGGAGTCCCTCTTGCGATTGTGACCGTAGCAATGTTGATGAAGAACCAAAGTGCTGGTGGTGTTTCAATTTTGGCAGCAGACCAAATAGCAGAAGTGGAGAGGAAGTTTCTACAAGAGCTCAAGTTTATGTATTACAAGGATCTTCCAATGCTTCACAAGTTATGTTTTGCATATTGTTCATTGTTTCCAAGAGATTATTTGATTGATGCTGAGAGATTAATTGAACTCTGGACTGCTGAAGGATTTCTCACCATTCCACAACAACAATTTTGTCGACCTTGTTTCAATGACTTTGTTCCGTTGGTTTTCCAACAAgtggaagaaaaagaagaaggtgTTGTAAGTAATCACTCATATAGAATGAATCGGTTAATGCATAAACTCGCAAGGCTAGTCACCTGTGAAGAAAACATGACTGTGAATTCGATGGGGGATAAAGTTAAAGGTGGAATGTTGCGAGCTTCATTTGATTTTGCTTTGGATCTGTCATGTGGGATCCCAGACTTGTTGTTCGATAAAGCAAAGAAACTGAGAACCATTCTTTTGCCGTACAGCACTAACAACCCTCGCCTTCCACACGAGGTGAAGATGACAACATCAACATGCGATAAGATCTTCAACACCTTCAAGTCCCTACGTGTGCTGGATCTACATGACTTGGGGATTAAGATGGTTCCAACATCTATTGAGGAGGTGAAGTACTTGAGGTATCTAGATCTTTCTCATAACAACATAGAAAAGCTACCTAGTTCCATCACTAAGCTTATCCACTTGCAAACATTGAAATTATCACAATGTCACATCCTCAAGGAATTGCCAAAAGACTTGGATGGCCTGAGTTGCCTCAACCATCTTGACATTGAGGGATGCCTGGATCTAACTCACATGCCAAGTGGTATAAATAAGCTCACTTCTTTACAAACATTGTCACTCTTTGTGGCCAGCAAGAAACAAGTAATCACTGGAGGACTAAGAGAACTCACGGATCTTAACAATCTGAGAGGCCGGTTGGAAATATCGCATCTAGAACAAGTCATGTTCTCTCCATCTAAGGAAGCTGCTCAAgatgaatttctgaaaaataaacaaCACCTTGAGTTTTTGACTCTAAGATGGGATCATGATGAcgaggaagaggaggaggaggagaaggtAAGCCATGTCAAAGATATAGACCGAAAGTTGCTTGATTGTCTTGAGCCACATCCGAATTTGAGAGCGCTATTCATTGTGGGGTACAATCGTCACACCTTGTCTAACTGGCTCCATTCCATCCAGTGTCTTGTTAAGTTTACCTTGAACGACTGTCCCAAATGCGAGTTTCTCCCCCCAATGGATCAGCTTCCACATCTCAAGGTTCTCCAAATTCGGAGACTGGACTCTCTGAAATTCATTGCAGAAAACAATCAAGTTGGTAATTCCCCTTCCTCTACTACCCCAATATTGTTTTTTCCATCCTTGAAGGAACTTACAATTTCGGATTGTCCTAATCTGAAAAGTTGGTGGGAAAATGAGATTTGGGGTAATGATAGACCATATTTCAGTTGCATTTCAAAACTAAACATCCAATGTTGTCCTAAATTAGCTTGCATGCCTCTATATCCTGGTCTTGATGATGAGCTTGTTCTTGTGGAGTCGAACGTAAGATCAATGAGGGATACAATGCATCATGCTGATGGTAGTGAAACTACTACTAAGTCAAAACCCTTTTCCAAATTGAAATCAATGGTAATTGAGCGTATTGAGCAAACTCCACCAGAGAGGTGGCTTAAAAACTTTGTTTCGCTTGAGGAACTTCACATTAGAGATTGTGTTATTTTAAAGTCTTTACCACAAGGTTTCAAGTCTTTGAGTTCACTCATATCACTCACTATTGAGAGATGTGAAGAACTTGATCTCGACATCTCCGGAACTGAATGGAAGGGTCTGAGAAAGCTTCGTTCTCTTACATTAAGGAGTATTCCCAAACTCAAGTCCCTTCCAAGGGAAATTGAAAACTTGAACTCTTTGCATGATTTAAGGCTTTATGATTGCCATGGTCTAACTGACCTAACAGAAAGCATAGGTAACCTCACTTCCCTTGGCAAACTAGTTATTTCTGAATGCAGAAATTTAGATTATCTGCCCAAGGGGATGGAAATGCTACAGTCTCTAAATACTTTGATTATTATGGATTGCCCTTTGTTATTGCCAAGGTGTCAACCCGACACAGGTGATGATTGGCCACAAATTGCTCATATCAAGAATAAACTGGTGAAGAAAACTCCTCAAGACTTAAGGGATGACAT AGAAGAAGAGGTTTGTGTCGTCGGAGATGGGAAACAAGACGAAGGAGGATGGGGCGCAGGTGCGACGGGAGCAACAGTGGTAGTGGTGAAGGAGCATGGATGTGCAATCAGTGGGTCTGTGTTGCAGAGAGAGAAGACAGAAGATGAAAGGCCACACAAGGGTGTATTTGGGGGTATGGAACAAAAGGGTGTGGCGGTGGTGGCCGGTGGGTGGTGGAGGCCGATGAGTTAG